The following are encoded together in the Pseudoalteromonas piscicida genome:
- a CDS encoding DEAD/DEAH box helicase, producing MSLPIESLQPQFTQTLNEQNAIVVCATTGSGKSTQLPLWASQHGRVLVIEPRRIACTSLAEYVAEQSGSSLGQKIGFAIRFEGKFSPDTQVVYATPGVALRWFFESKLAEFSVVMLDEFHERRWDMDLLLALLKQAQSHKLIVTSATLNSQKLASYLDAPILESEGFIYPVEEYFHAPEPRSMPHKEQLDARVFAACQYALQHCQGDILVFLPGKAEIQASLAKVKALPTTTVGLYSGCSPEAQHIALTAQSTRRIILATNVAETSLTIPNVTCVIDSGLERRTHLRLGKTVLGLDAIARDSAKQRLGRAGRTQPGLCIRLYGQYAPLIDSTPPEIQRESLAELVLAAGCATTGVSSIDFIDPLPESSLSKAKQQLIALEAINEQYIATPLGKQLYPLPVDFEFGYVIHKLASNTLRQAAIDLISLLSVPARVYQLPNNVERLTRLNNRFTRGSDIEIAIAVVRGQTEELIDITPEALTEAQQFSTQLREAFALPPLDKAASFDHDKLVIELAKLMPHWVYINKQNRRNGFNNGFAEVMPSNHTRASGEAEALLVLDTFSLAGKGTKQAKTLAMCNAGLTKKQLLEMGLGNQTLHSAYIDNDELWGEFITHYSDEVLGRETKRLDNPENVVYALVSLIQNNTLFPGLAEQIEASIEQTALFYQFHGRDELVPTLNYFLSEKLTALGIESYDDLELISEQDLLYNEVETWELIPFIEKFPLTWSIPELTMAVNYNFKGKRIELTHVNGTRKEAPKRWELPAWSGFKIRYRKASKVVDVS from the coding sequence ATGTCTTTACCCATTGAATCTTTACAGCCTCAGTTTACTCAAACACTAAACGAACAAAATGCGATTGTTGTATGTGCCACAACAGGTTCAGGCAAATCAACCCAACTACCGCTTTGGGCCTCACAACATGGCAGAGTATTAGTCATTGAGCCTAGACGTATTGCTTGTACCTCTTTGGCTGAATATGTCGCGGAGCAAAGTGGCTCCTCTCTTGGACAAAAAATAGGCTTTGCGATCCGTTTTGAAGGTAAGTTTTCACCGGACACTCAGGTAGTTTATGCAACGCCAGGCGTCGCATTAAGGTGGTTTTTCGAGAGCAAGCTTGCAGAATTCAGCGTCGTTATGTTGGATGAATTTCATGAAAGACGCTGGGACATGGATTTATTATTGGCACTCTTAAAGCAGGCTCAATCACACAAACTAATCGTTACCTCGGCGACATTAAACAGCCAAAAATTAGCATCGTATTTAGATGCTCCTATCTTAGAATCTGAAGGATTTATTTACCCTGTTGAAGAGTATTTTCACGCTCCCGAGCCAAGATCTATGCCCCACAAAGAGCAACTTGATGCACGAGTTTTTGCCGCTTGCCAATATGCACTGCAACATTGCCAAGGCGATATTTTAGTCTTTTTACCTGGCAAGGCGGAGATCCAAGCAAGCTTGGCTAAAGTGAAAGCGCTGCCAACGACTACCGTTGGCTTATATAGTGGCTGCAGCCCAGAGGCTCAGCACATCGCATTAACCGCGCAAAGTACACGTCGAATTATTCTCGCAACCAATGTGGCAGAAACCTCCCTTACCATTCCTAATGTCACTTGCGTGATTGACTCAGGGCTTGAGCGCCGTACTCATTTACGCCTTGGAAAAACCGTATTAGGCTTAGATGCGATTGCAAGAGATTCAGCAAAGCAACGTCTAGGACGCGCTGGACGCACACAACCAGGATTATGTATCCGGTTATATGGCCAATATGCGCCATTGATAGACAGCACCCCGCCTGAAATACAAAGAGAATCCTTGGCAGAGCTCGTACTTGCGGCGGGCTGCGCAACAACGGGCGTCTCGTCTATCGATTTTATCGACCCACTCCCAGAAAGCTCACTAAGTAAAGCTAAACAGCAGCTTATAGCATTAGAAGCCATTAATGAACAATATATAGCAACTCCGCTTGGCAAGCAGTTATACCCGCTGCCCGTCGATTTTGAGTTTGGTTATGTGATCCATAAATTGGCTTCAAACACGCTGCGCCAAGCTGCTATTGACCTTATTTCGCTTCTATCTGTACCTGCCCGAGTCTACCAGCTGCCTAATAATGTAGAGCGCTTAACAAGATTAAATAACCGATTTACTCGAGGCTCTGATATAGAAATCGCTATCGCGGTGGTGAGAGGACAAACCGAAGAATTAATTGATATTACGCCTGAGGCGCTCACAGAAGCACAGCAATTTAGCACGCAATTGCGTGAAGCATTTGCACTACCGCCTTTGGATAAAGCAGCCAGTTTTGATCATGACAAACTCGTCATTGAGTTAGCTAAGCTAATGCCACATTGGGTTTATATCAATAAGCAAAACCGTCGCAATGGTTTTAATAATGGCTTCGCTGAAGTCATGCCTTCAAACCATACTCGCGCCTCGGGAGAGGCAGAAGCATTACTGGTATTAGATACTTTCTCACTCGCTGGGAAAGGCACCAAGCAAGCTAAAACACTCGCGATGTGTAATGCAGGACTAACGAAAAAGCAATTACTTGAAATGGGACTCGGCAACCAAACATTGCACTCGGCCTACATTGATAATGATGAGCTTTGGGGTGAGTTTATTACGCATTACAGTGACGAGGTTTTAGGCCGAGAAACTAAACGTCTTGATAACCCAGAGAATGTTGTTTATGCCTTAGTATCTCTGATTCAAAATAATACGCTATTTCCAGGTTTGGCCGAGCAAATAGAAGCTAGTATTGAGCAGACTGCATTGTTCTATCAATTCCATGGACGCGATGAACTTGTACCCACACTCAACTACTTTTTAAGTGAGAAGCTAACGGCTCTTGGTATTGAAAGCTATGACGATCTAGAGCTAATCAGCGAACAAGACTTGCTATACAATGAAGTTGAAACGTGGGAGTTAATACCATTTATTGAAAAGTTTCCGCTAACATGGTCAATTCCTGAGCTGACTATGGCGGTAAACTATAACTTTAAAGGAAAAAGAATCGAGCTTACTCATGTCAACGGTACAAGGAAAGAGGCACCAAAAAGGTGGGAACTGCCAGCCTGGAGTGGCTTCAAAATACGCTATCGTAAAGCCAGTAAGGTCGTCGATGTAAGTTAG
- a CDS encoding M90 family metallopeptidase, with amino-acid sequence MIEIVLIIGLILFVSLYWNWEKIQRLRWQRKYQEQTLSASDKQVLLKYMPIYRNMTDADRAQLEKHIVWFLGEKRVLGRDGLTVSRPMTLIIAADACLLVLKQAWPLYPNVKEILLYPSSYYAPQTSRDGAGLVSFHQTVRQGESWPGGTLVLSWHDVLEGNRLPEDGHNLVFHEFAHQLDQQTGATNGTPALPEGMNYQDWGRVLSKAYQHLKMQLSYNMPHAIHSYGATNEAEFFAVVTETFIEKPYELRQENPELYNLLKDYYQFEPRDWQRH; translated from the coding sequence ATGATAGAAATAGTGCTTATTATCGGCCTTATTCTATTTGTTTCTCTGTATTGGAACTGGGAAAAAATTCAAAGACTGCGGTGGCAAAGAAAATACCAAGAGCAAACGCTGAGTGCGTCAGATAAGCAGGTGTTGCTAAAATATATGCCTATCTATCGTAATATGACAGATGCTGATCGCGCACAGTTAGAAAAACATATTGTGTGGTTTCTTGGCGAAAAACGTGTACTTGGTAGAGATGGGTTAACGGTGTCACGACCAATGACTTTAATTATTGCTGCAGATGCTTGTTTACTGGTACTTAAGCAAGCTTGGCCACTCTATCCCAATGTCAAAGAAATATTACTGTATCCCAGCAGCTATTATGCGCCACAAACTTCTAGAGATGGTGCTGGTTTGGTTAGTTTTCACCAAACGGTTCGTCAAGGAGAATCTTGGCCTGGAGGTACTTTAGTGCTGAGTTGGCACGATGTACTTGAGGGAAATCGATTACCCGAGGATGGTCACAACTTGGTGTTTCATGAGTTCGCCCATCAACTTGACCAACAGACTGGTGCAACAAATGGGACGCCTGCGTTACCTGAAGGAATGAATTACCAAGACTGGGGGAGAGTGCTATCAAAGGCCTATCAGCACTTAAAAATGCAGCTGTCTTACAATATGCCTCATGCGATTCATTCTTACGGTGCGACAAACGAAGCGGAGTTTTTCGCCGTGGTAACAGAAACGTTTATTGAAAAACCCTACGAGCTCAGACAAGAAAACCCAGAGCTATACAATTTGCTGAAAGACTACTATCAGTTTGAACCGAGAGATTGGCAACGACATTAA
- a CDS encoding DEAD/DEAH box helicase, whose amino-acid sequence MSEPVTFESLDLSPAILKAVEEQGYKTPSEIQAQCIPLLLERKDVLGLAQTGTGKTAAFALPLLNQVDASVKQPQILVLTPTRELAIQVAEAFQQYAKYTKGVEVLALYGGQSYGIQLSALRRGAQIIVATPGRLIDHINRKTIDLSGLNALVLDEADEMLRMGFIDDVESIMEKTPEEKQTCLFSATMPKQIQSICNKYLDNAEQVKITPRNSTVSTIEQVYWRATAHKNKAIVRFLEAEDYDGAIVFVRTRNDTVQLAELLEREGFSAAPLNGDMNQQARERTVDRLKSGLLDIVIATDVAARGLDVERLSLVVNYDIPQDCEAYVHRIGRTGRAGRQGKAILFVKNNERYLLKNIMRHTRSDIAQVELPSAKVVEEKRIGALEAKISTALEHKDIEFFSKVASGLAQKLELSQEDLAAALLCLAQQQTPLKVEDIQIQQRERRERDDRRGERRDRDGSRGERGERGERKSRSRDRASGPMDTYRIEVGRDHGVQVKNIVGAIANEADISSKFIGEIRLFNEHSTVQLPQNMPSDVLGHFKSVHICQRPMNMTKSTHPADQGQGRGEEQRDRKRSFKDPRNGGGDKRRPEGQRREKRERKEISFS is encoded by the coding sequence ATGTCAGAACCAGTCACGTTTGAATCTTTAGACCTTTCACCTGCAATTTTAAAAGCAGTCGAAGAGCAAGGATATAAAACACCTTCTGAGATCCAAGCTCAATGTATACCGTTATTGCTAGAAAGAAAAGACGTACTGGGACTAGCGCAGACGGGTACAGGTAAAACGGCAGCATTTGCACTGCCATTGTTAAACCAAGTAGACGCATCCGTTAAACAACCACAAATCCTTGTGCTTACGCCAACGCGTGAGCTAGCTATTCAAGTTGCTGAAGCATTTCAGCAATATGCTAAATATACTAAAGGCGTTGAAGTATTGGCGCTTTATGGTGGCCAAAGCTACGGCATTCAGCTAAGTGCTCTACGCCGTGGTGCCCAAATTATTGTGGCAACACCAGGTCGTTTGATTGACCACATCAACCGCAAGACGATTGACCTTTCTGGTCTAAACGCGCTTGTGCTTGATGAAGCAGATGAAATGCTACGCATGGGCTTTATCGATGATGTTGAAAGCATCATGGAGAAAACACCGGAAGAGAAGCAAACTTGTTTGTTCTCTGCGACTATGCCTAAGCAGATCCAATCAATCTGTAATAAGTATTTAGACAACGCTGAACAAGTTAAGATCACTCCGCGAAACTCTACAGTATCAACGATCGAGCAAGTTTACTGGCGTGCAACTGCACACAAAAACAAAGCTATCGTGCGTTTCTTAGAAGCGGAAGATTACGACGGTGCTATCGTGTTCGTACGTACACGTAACGACACTGTTCAGCTTGCAGAGTTACTAGAGCGCGAAGGCTTCTCAGCTGCACCGCTCAACGGCGACATGAACCAACAGGCGCGTGAGCGCACAGTAGATCGTCTTAAGAGCGGCTTACTTGATATCGTTATCGCAACAGATGTTGCCGCACGTGGTCTTGACGTAGAGCGTCTAAGCCTCGTTGTTAACTACGATATCCCACAAGACTGTGAAGCTTATGTTCACCGTATCGGTCGTACAGGCCGTGCTGGTCGTCAAGGTAAAGCAATCTTGTTCGTTAAGAACAACGAGCGTTACTTACTTAAGAACATTATGCGTCATACGCGCTCTGATATTGCACAGGTTGAATTACCAAGTGCAAAAGTAGTTGAAGAAAAGCGTATTGGTGCATTAGAGGCTAAAATCTCTACAGCGCTAGAGCACAAAGACATTGAGTTCTTCTCTAAAGTGGCATCAGGACTTGCTCAAAAGCTAGAGCTGAGCCAAGAAGACTTAGCAGCAGCGCTGTTGTGTCTTGCTCAGCAACAAACGCCGCTGAAAGTTGAAGATATTCAAATTCAACAGCGTGAGCGTAGAGAACGTGACGACCGTCGTGGCGAGCGCCGCGACAGAGACGGTAGCCGTGGTGAACGTGGCGAGCGTGGTGAACGCAAATCTCGTAGCCGTGACCGTGCATCGGGTCCAATGGATACTTATCGTATCGAAGTGGGTCGTGACCATGGTGTTCAAGTTAAGAACATCGTTGGTGCTATCGCAAACGAAGCGGATATCTCAAGCAAGTTCATCGGTGAAATCCGTCTGTTCAATGAACACAGTACGGTCCAATTACCGCAGAACATGCCAAGCGATGTGCTTGGTCACTTCAAGAGCGTTCACATCTGTCAACGTCCTATGAATATGACTAAGAGTACTCACCCAGCTGATCAAGGTCAGGGCAGAGGCGAAGAGCAAAGAGACCGCAAGCGTAGCTTTAAAGACCCACGTAATGGTGGTGGCGATAAGCGTCGTCCTGAAGGTCAAAGAAGAGAAAAACGCGAAAGAAAAGAAATTAGCTTTTCTTAA
- a CDS encoding GrxA family glutaredoxin translates to MFTVIFGREGCPFCVRAKEVAERLTQERDDFNFRYVDIIKEGVSKADLEKSAGKPCPTVPQIFIDQDHIGGFTEFEAYAKANLGLYQ, encoded by the coding sequence ATGTTTACTGTTATTTTTGGTCGTGAAGGTTGTCCGTTTTGTGTCCGTGCAAAAGAAGTGGCTGAGCGTTTAACCCAAGAGCGTGATGATTTCAATTTTCGCTATGTTGACATCATTAAAGAAGGCGTGAGCAAAGCCGACCTTGAAAAGTCAGCGGGCAAACCTTGCCCCACCGTACCTCAGATTTTTATCGACCAAGATCATATTGGTGGTTTTACTGAATTCGAAGCCTATGCAAAAGCCAATTTAGGCCTTTACCAGTAA
- a CDS encoding peptidylprolyl isomerase, whose translation MPKACAYHILVKTEKECLDIKAKLAKGADFGKLAKQHSLCPSKKRGGDLGEFNKGDMVKAFDDVVFKKPLFEVHGPVKTKFGFHLIKTVYRS comes from the coding sequence ATGCCTAAAGCGTGCGCCTATCATATATTAGTTAAAACCGAAAAAGAGTGTTTAGACATCAAAGCCAAACTAGCCAAAGGTGCTGACTTTGGCAAATTGGCAAAACAACATTCCCTTTGCCCTTCTAAAAAGCGCGGTGGTGATCTCGGTGAATTCAACAAAGGGGATATGGTGAAGGCCTTTGACGATGTGGTATTCAAAAAGCCGTTATTTGAAGTGCACGGCCCAGTAAAAACCAAGTTCGGCTTCCACTTGATCAAAACCGTCTATCGAAGTTAA
- a CDS encoding TonB-dependent receptor plug domain-containing protein, whose amino-acid sequence MRHAPHFTLSKISLLVLCTTMANHALAEEEKIEHIEVVYKRSSVISEITEDAQKLVDMPGAMGDPLRAAFALPGVVAAGGSMGAPAVRGSSPDDNIFEVDFMPAGYIFHDFGSSIFNRNTIQDFQLNSAGFGTSYSNATGAVFDVTLRNPKYQDIATTLDLTMFNAGIFVEGKATENSAFYVSARKSTLPLFFSDGEELEDDDGKPTGVTINDPPDDHDYQAKWLWDINANNTLTVNINGAEDSVAAGFSGASDLALKTPEYQGDARYIRKFNSQNVLWDHYAKDLHIRAGVGYLNHQATMRYGQRATLSDGYFENFEEEQLSYKVRASYKLNKEHRVIADAGYYDKKSTYRYDAFNYVCTEFDPDCDLNKGERIKGTSSAGTDSAFIGVNHVWQFSPNWQSELGIVGEYYDYSDETIVHPRLALNYFYNDDTVISAKAGTYSRIQDLEYILPVVGNPELDAQRSTHYTLGFKQELENEWSYSVETYYKTMDDLPKSAPLSQVNYINGTSGTAYGVDFIVNKNKTDDWYGWIAVSLAKSEREDELTGIKRDYYADTPFILNAVFHYDFGEKWSGGFNFTARSGQAYTPIVGVKENPDFANRYLPVYGDPFSERFDTYHRLDIRFERKTELFGLDGKLILELMNAYGQDNTAYVDLDYDRVKSINDLYIEEESDDFEMRPSIGFSVTF is encoded by the coding sequence ATGCGCCACGCCCCACACTTTACACTCAGCAAGATTTCACTCCTCGTGCTCTGCACTACCATGGCTAATCATGCATTAGCCGAGGAGGAAAAAATTGAACACATTGAAGTTGTCTACAAACGGAGCTCCGTTATTTCTGAAATTACCGAAGATGCACAAAAACTCGTAGATATGCCTGGAGCAATGGGCGATCCGCTCAGGGCAGCTTTTGCTCTACCGGGCGTTGTTGCTGCGGGTGGGTCAATGGGCGCACCTGCTGTGCGAGGCTCTTCTCCTGACGACAATATCTTTGAAGTGGACTTTATGCCAGCAGGATATATATTTCACGATTTCGGCAGCTCTATCTTCAACCGCAACACAATTCAAGACTTTCAGCTAAACTCTGCTGGATTTGGTACCAGTTACAGCAATGCCACAGGTGCCGTATTTGACGTCACGCTGCGTAATCCAAAATATCAAGATATTGCCACCACGCTAGATTTAACGATGTTTAACGCAGGTATTTTTGTTGAGGGTAAAGCGACCGAAAACTCTGCATTTTATGTGTCAGCAAGAAAAAGTACCCTACCGCTGTTTTTCAGTGATGGCGAGGAGCTTGAGGATGATGATGGCAAGCCAACAGGAGTCACCATTAACGATCCACCGGATGATCACGATTATCAAGCTAAGTGGCTGTGGGATATCAACGCAAATAACACCTTAACGGTAAATATCAACGGTGCGGAGGATTCGGTTGCAGCTGGGTTTTCGGGCGCATCAGATCTTGCCCTTAAAACCCCGGAATATCAGGGCGATGCTCGCTACATTCGTAAATTTAATAGTCAGAACGTATTGTGGGACCACTACGCCAAAGACTTACATATTCGCGCAGGCGTCGGTTATCTCAATCACCAAGCCACTATGCGCTACGGTCAACGCGCGACTTTATCTGATGGCTACTTTGAAAACTTCGAAGAAGAACAACTCAGCTATAAAGTGCGAGCCAGTTATAAACTAAACAAAGAGCATCGTGTCATTGCAGATGCCGGCTACTACGACAAAAAATCCACCTACCGCTACGATGCTTTTAACTATGTTTGCACCGAGTTTGACCCCGATTGTGATCTAAATAAAGGTGAAAGGATTAAGGGCACATCGAGTGCAGGAACAGATTCTGCCTTTATTGGAGTTAATCACGTTTGGCAATTTTCACCAAACTGGCAAAGTGAATTAGGAATAGTGGGCGAATATTATGATTACAGTGATGAGACGATTGTTCATCCGCGCCTTGCGCTCAATTACTTCTATAACGATGACACGGTGATCTCAGCCAAAGCTGGTACTTACAGCCGCATTCAAGACCTTGAATATATTTTGCCTGTAGTTGGTAACCCTGAGCTTGATGCTCAGCGTTCAACTCACTATACCTTAGGTTTCAAACAGGAGTTGGAAAATGAGTGGTCATATTCTGTCGAGACCTATTATAAAACCATGGATGACCTACCAAAAAGTGCGCCGTTATCTCAAGTAAACTACATCAATGGAACTTCCGGTACAGCCTACGGCGTTGATTTTATAGTTAACAAAAACAAAACCGATGACTGGTATGGTTGGATTGCAGTAAGCCTTGCAAAAAGTGAGCGTGAGGATGAGCTAACCGGCATTAAGCGTGACTATTATGCCGATACTCCTTTTATTCTGAATGCCGTGTTTCACTATGACTTTGGCGAAAAGTGGTCTGGAGGCTTTAACTTTACCGCTCGCAGTGGTCAAGCCTATACCCCAATTGTGGGTGTAAAAGAGAACCCTGATTTTGCGAACCGCTATTTACCTGTGTATGGCGATCCATTCTCTGAGCGTTTTGATACCTACCACCGCCTAGATATTCGCTTTGAACGCAAAACAGAATTATTTGGTCTCGATGGCAAGCTCATCTTGGAGCTGATGAATGCATATGGCCAAGATAATACTGCCTATGTTGACCTTGATTACGATAGGGTCAAATCAATCAATGATTTATATATAGAAGAGGAAAGCGATGACTTTGAAATGCGTCCCTCTATTGGCTTCAGCGTGACATTTTAA
- a CDS encoding TlpA family protein disulfide reductase, which yields MLKLLGQAFIIVLVFFAISAYQERNMLADSGEQTAPPFHLPILQSKQTYSSIQLKGQQSVVYFFAPWCGVCRVSMPNIDKLHQQGKVKAVAIALDYRSTEEVTKFVSDLQLDMPILLGNQNTAQAYKVQAYPTYYVLDESFKITERSVGYSSEIGIRVRL from the coding sequence ATGCTCAAGCTACTTGGCCAAGCTTTCATCATTGTGCTGGTGTTTTTCGCCATCTCAGCCTATCAAGAAAGGAATATGCTTGCCGACTCGGGAGAGCAAACGGCGCCACCATTTCACCTACCCATTTTACAATCCAAGCAAACTTATTCGTCTATTCAACTTAAAGGCCAACAAAGTGTGGTGTATTTTTTTGCGCCTTGGTGCGGCGTATGTCGAGTGAGCATGCCAAATATTGATAAATTACATCAGCAAGGCAAAGTCAAGGCGGTGGCGATTGCGTTGGATTATCGTTCCACCGAAGAAGTAACAAAGTTTGTCAGCGATCTACAATTAGACATGCCCATATTACTCGGCAATCAGAACACGGCACAAGCGTATAAAGTACAGGCTTACCCTACATATTATGTACTTGATGAAAGCTTCAAAATAACCGAGCGCTCTGTAGGTTACTCATCTGAGATAGGGATCCGAGTGAGATTGTAA